The following coding sequences are from one Pararge aegeria chromosome 13, ilParAegt1.1, whole genome shotgun sequence window:
- the LOC120628575 gene encoding lissencephaly-1 homolog, with the protein MKMVLSQRQREELNKAIADYLGSNGYNDALEAFKKEAEMTGEMDRKYGGLLEKKWTSVIRLQKKVMELETKLSEAQKEFIEGAPTRAKRTPTEWIPRPPEKFCLTGHRATITKVIFHPVFSLLVSSSEDATIKVWDFENGDYERSLKGHTDSVQDIAFDHHGKLLVSCSADMSIKLWDFNQTYECIKTMHGHDHNVSSVAFSPSGDIVYSASRDKTIKAWEVATGYCVKTYKGHREWVRMVRVSADGTLLASCSNDQTVRIWNADTNECKMELREHEHVVECVAWAPESAAAAVNEAAGGDNRRANHQGPFLASGSRDKSVKIWDVSTGQCLATLVGHDNWVRGAVWHPGGRFLLTASDDKTLRVWDVAHTRCLKTLYAHQHFATSIDFHKSLPYVISGSVDQTVKVWECR; encoded by the exons ATGAAAATGGTGTTGTCACAACGGCAACGGGAGGAGCT GAACAAAGCGATCGCCGACTACTTGGGCAGCAATGGCTACAATGACGCGCTGGAAGCGTTCAAGAAGGAAGCCGAGATGACCGGAGAAATGGATCGCAAGTACGGCGGCCTCCTCGAAAAGAAGTGGACCTCCGTTATTAGGCTGCAGAAAAAG GTGATGGAGCTGGAAACCAAATTGTCTGAGGCACAAAAGGAATTCATAGAGGGAGCGCCTACGAGAGCTAAGCGAACGCCGACCGAGTGGATTCCACGCCCGCCAGAGAAGTTCTGTCTTACGGGACATCGGGCAACAATTACTAAG GTAATATTTCATCCAGTGTTCAGTTTATTGGTGTCCTCGAGCGAGGACGCGACGATCAAAGTGTGGGATTTCGAGAACGGCGACTACGAACGATCCCTGAAGGGCCACACCGATTCCGTGCAGGACATCGCCTTCGACCATCATGGCAAGCTACTCG TATCCTGCAGTGCAGACATGTCGATCAAGCTGTGGGACTTCAATCAGACGTACGAGTGCATAAAGACCATGCATGGGCACGATCACAACGTGTCCTCTGTTGCGTTCTCACCCAGTGGGGACATAGTGTACTCGGCCAGCCGGGATAAGACCATCAAGGCGTGGGAAGTGGCTACTgg GTACTGCGTGAAGACGTACAAGGGGCACCGCGAGTGGGTCCGCATGGTGCGCGTGTCTGCAGACGGCACGCTTCTGGCGTCCTGCTCCAACGACCAGACTGTGCGCATCTGGAACGCGGACACCAACGAATGCAAG ATGGAGTTACGCGAGCACGAGCACGTGGTGGAGTGCGTGGCGTGGGCCCCGGAGTCAGCTGCCGCCGCCGTGAACGAGGCGGCCGGTGGTGACAACCGCCGCGCCAACCACCAGGGTCCCTTCCTGGCCAGCGGATCACGCGACAAGTCCGTTAAG aTCTGGGACGTGAGCACGGGTCAGTGCCTGGCAACACTGGTGGGTCACGACAACTGGGTGCGCGGCGCCGTCTGGCACCCCGGCGGCCGCTTCCTGCTCACCGCCTCGGACGACAAAACACTGCGCGTGTGGGACGTGGCGCACACCCGTTGCCTCAAGACCCTCTACGCGCATCAGCACTTCGCAACCAGCATTG atttCCACAAAAGCTTGCCATATGTGATATCGGGCAGCGTCGATCAGACCGTCAAAGTTTGGGAGTGTCGCTAA